One Apis cerana isolate GH-2021 linkage group LG16, AcerK_1.0, whole genome shotgun sequence DNA segment encodes these proteins:
- the LOC108000328 gene encoding protocadherin-like wing polarity protein stan isoform X1, with product MERWKWIVPLLAVFWTLTDAYLAVVSSNTPAGSVVFEAGVPQLGGRRKYEVSSERTAWFARKLLKVHPHTGRVTLARPLSCDGLQYPRIFTFYVDSTSSRLGRPTIDYYSLPLRILITGCGGENRDLAATRGWTAETLASYAMPSTERFTEVCLRTSQLVAALRDFLPQTALKECETRWGGVADPRFLIEGAAGDLVSATEQCLVDPLWKVSVSMNLRCGMESRLTDAEHRLKIVFHHRQLDDTDLGRRVRRELKNQSPYFEQSLYVAVVEEEKEPGVYVTSVRARDPEGGTVRYSMSSLLDARSQALLVLDPVTGRVTTRARLDRESVDVHYFRVLAVDDSFPPRTGTTTLQVNVLDTNDHAPSFEWPEEEASIREGVPVGSTVVTVKATDQDAGRNAEVEYSILSTTSNSGTANTEDALIFRIDPRTGVVTTRTPLDREKTEVYTVILSVSDQATPPSARKTANATLVVRVLDDNDNYPQFTERTYSAWIPEDLDYTANPVIARIRATDADSGNNAAVRYAIIGGNTQNTFSIDSMVGDVALVKPLDYESTRSYKIVIRAQDGGSPARSNTTQLLVHVGDVNDNAPRFYTSHFQESVSENVPVGYSILRIQAYDADEGANAQIKYTIGARDFTGASTENFPITVNAETGWLYTTKQLDREQCSRYQFTVIAADSGEISKSASATVILTVTDVNDNDPYFDPKNYESVVSEDDPPGTPVASVTATDPDEDARIHYEITAGNTRGRFAIASQNGRGLITIAQPLDYKQEKRFVLTVTASDSGGRTDTALVYVNISDANNFSPVFENAPYSVSVFEDAPVGTTVLVVSATDSDVGKNAQVAYSLDTDSGDRAASEFVINPQTGAITTTRPLDRELVPAYLLTVTARDGGVPPLSDTTDVEISVTDVNDNAPVFEAPQYQGSIPEDVLVGTSVLRVSATDADTDLNGRVRYALEEDGDGAFAVDSTTGIIRTAKPLDRESVAKYALKAVATDRGSPSLSTVVPVTIRIEDVNDSPPAFENDKIVLYIAENSPIGSTVGEICAHDPDEGANAVVQYSVIGGEDSNSFALNVRPGADRGELITLEELDYESPKKKFELVVRAASPPLRSDALVQILVTDVNDNAPVLKDFQIIFNNFKDFFPAAPIGKIPATDADVTDKLTYTVLAGNNANLIELNRTSGEIRLSPQLNTNVPRVATMEVSVTDGINEVKATMTLSVRLITDKMLLNSITVRLDDMTAEAFLSPLLGYFLDGLAAIIPCPRENIFLFSVQEDANVDGKILNVSFSARKVEPGVADEFYSPQFLQERVYLNRGILARLATVTVLPFDDNLCVREPCLNFEECLTVLKFGNASGFASSDTVLFRPIYPVTTFACRCATGFTGSKESYLCDTEVNLCYSNPCVNGGTCYRREGGYACSCGPAFAGENCEISLDEDSCAPGICKGGSRCTTKTTGGFTCEGCPVAALESATPLCELRARSFGPATFLTFASLRQRHRLQVKLRFATEAANGLLLYNGRYNEKHDFIALEIVDSEVQFSFSLGDEITRTSASIPGGVSDGQWHEVEVSYMNKTVTISLDDCDVALALEHGDRLGRRWSCAGRSEQVLEERCGIVTETCHRFLDLTGPLQLGGLPAIPSSFRVRNKDFVGCVSDLYIDHTFVDLNSFVADNGTNPGCPEKLSFCSSSPCKNNGKCREMWAGFVCECEETFAGPTCADEVGQPWNFHGDGMISFNPLLRPIQLPWLTALSLRTRSRQAFVMSVQIGQNSSALLQIREGKLVALLDGADVVRTSNDIADGEWHRVEIVWQSGHVSLDIDYRGRPALSSLPAKLQGLYIGRILVGGPEQSAGVELPHFDGCLQDIRIGSNQSVLLRPTVQENVATGCSSEAECNVDCPEASICVPKWKAGECVCATGRVGRSCERVCDLNPCNNGGACVEDAASRRGYRCECDSPEYSGNYCEIKADQPCPATWWGSPVCGPCHCDEAKGYDPACNKTTGECYCKENHYQPSGRKECIPCECYATGSFGPRCDTETGQCRCRVGVIGRSCTACPNPYAEVTLRGCEVVYDGCPRSYSEGLWWPRTKFGMVAVEDCPETAEGKTCRSCDDKLGGWQEPDLFNCTSEAFIEQRHQLAALETKELTLNTYVAVKIAKDVYRAVNVTKELYGADLLVAESLLVALLRYEESLVGLNLTHSQDKDYVSYLVGIAGGILKSKYLEKWSRIETLNGDTPDQVLNAMGNYLKTLTASQHDTFTNPFEIVDVNVVLGLDVVTSESLFGYETAEYTEDPSASTARPTEADQKVVLPDTSAFLSSPAHFGPSITFPKYNNYMADPNRFDPYSKIRVPLDILGIKTLMQGELNVKKSLVNRKAVLSYVQYKQLGALLPQRFDDSVTVRWGVEVAVGSPVITVSVLVPSNDGYVSLTGIPLQSPVQISLWLSEKDDIKTRTNPQCVHWSTARGVGEWSRMGCTTESEDDSLSFGTIVNCSCFQLSTFAILTDVLDPEYVPEPSLLEDVTSYSAFMLALPLLLSALLILALIRGGGTNSNSIHKNLVMCVFFAEVLYLIALKARSPLVSNEFPCKLTAIGLHYAWLSTFSWTLVDSIHLYRMLTEMRDVNHGQMRFYYAMGYGAPAIIVGLTIGVRADQYGNFYFCWLSIYETVIWSLIGPICLAIFVNFCILVMSIRAAFTLKEHIMGFGNLRTLLWLSVASLPLLGSTWTLTVLNASENSPTLSYLLSIAVVVHASFSLIGYCFINGRVRRNLYLSLLRCIGKKTPLLEGSMGNGSSSQNVNGHSRSALAYSSTYSGAESVCRRVHVGVSTSSTTSRSTNKTGSSPYRSDTHLRHTSTSTSNYNSDRDPYLSSRSHRSTLHSRQETTEPRNQRRDSESDSDGSQAEGGGRSLDLASSHSSDEEDVTSRSHRNMGVSTQQPVTHSYLPNIHSNPTEHLNILCSNTELFPNIKPIYAPRWSSQLPEAYLSSNAMDVRGSQWSGGTISDNEMASNKTSSPNPLPYPDMNSPQKSQPDENYSEGEEKLHHLGEKYLFPYTAEEDHTVSPTPYMLPMSSRILASSMSHHSQNSNHENMSGSERYGSLKRGQSLHGSQHDNLSGSERYGSLKRGKITPTVLEDSPEYILPMSGRILSSSLTHDLQHSNELAALRQQQQQYEQTITETEKDTNAETSV from the exons ATGGAGAGATGGAAATGGATTGTTCCACTGCTCGCGGTCTTTTGGACCCTAACCGACGCATACCTGGCGGTGGTGTCCTCGAACACACCCGCCGGTAGTGTGGTCTTCGAGGCAGGTGTACCACAGTTGGGTGGCCGTCGAAAGTATGAGGTCTCGAGCGAACGAACCGCCTGGTTCGCAAGAAAATTACTCAAGGTGCATCCTCACACCGGTCGTGTCACACTGGCGCGACCATTGAGCTGCGACGGCCTTCAATATCCACGAATCTTCACCTTTTACGTGGATTCGACCAGTAGCAGACTAGGCAGACCGACGATCGACTATTACAGCTTGCCACTTAGGATCCTGATCACAGGTTGTGGTGGGGAGAACCGAGATCTGGCTGCCACGAGAGGATGGACGGCAGAGACGTTAGCCTCGTATGCTATGCCCAGCACCGAGAG GTTCACCGAGGTTTGTCTTAGAACATCGCAATTAGTCGCGGCGTTACGAGATTTTCTTCCTCAGACGGCTTTGAAAGAGTGCGAAACCAGATGGGGCGGCGTAGCGGATCCTAGGTTTCTGATCGAAGGTGCAGCAGGAGATTTAGTTTCAGCAACGGAACAGTGTCTAGTGGATCCTCTTTGGAAAGTGTCCGTATCGATGAATCTAAGATGCGGAATGGAATCACGGTTAACCGATGCGGAACATCGTCTCAAGATCGTTTTTCATCACCGTCAATTGGACGATACGGATCTAGGTCGACGAGTCCGAAGGGAATTGAAAAATCAGTCTCCCTATTTTGAACAATCCCTGTACGTCGCGGTCGttgaggaggagaaagaaccTGGCGTGTACGTAACATCTGTTCGGGCCAGAGACCCAGAAGGTGGAACGGTTCGTTATTCGATGAGTTCACTGCTCGATGCACGATCACAAGCGCTGCTAGTATTGGATCCTGTCACAGGAAGAGTTACTACGCGAGCCAGATTAGACAGAGAAAGCGTAGACGTTCATTACTTTCGGGTACTGGCCGTCGACGACTCGTTTCCCCCGAGGACGGGTACCACTACACTGCAAGTTAACGTTCTTGATACGAACGATCACGCCCCCAGTTTCGAGTGGCCAGAAGAAGAAGCTTCCATCAGAGAGGGCGTGCCg GTAGGTTCGACGGTTGTCACAGTGAAAGCTACGGACCAGGATGCTGGCAGAAACGCCGAGGTTGAATATTCCATCTTGTCTACGACCAGTAACAGTGGAACTGCGAATACCGAGGATGCGTTGATCTTCAGGATAGACCCGAGAACCGGTGTGGTCACGACGCGCACGCCTCTCGACAGGGAAAAAACCGAAGTGTACACGGTTATTCTGAGCGTGTCTGATCAGGCGACGCCGCCATCCGCGCGAAAAACCGCGAATGCAACATTGGTGGTCCGTGTGCTGgacgataatgataattacCCTCAATTCACCGAGCGTACTTATTCCGCTTGGATACCGGAGGACTTGGATTACACGGCGAATCCAGTGATAGCGCGTATACGCGCGACAGACGCTGATTCGGGAAACAACGCGGCTGTTCGATACGCCATAATCGGTGGAAACACTCAGAATACCTTCTCGATAGACTCCATGGTCGGCGACGTTGCCCTCGTTAAGCCTCTCGACTACGAGTCCACCAGGAGTTACAAGATAGTGATACGCGCACAAGACGGTGGTTCGCCAGCCAGATCGAACACCACGCAACTGTTGGTGCACGTGGGAGACGTTAACGACAATGCTCCACGATTTTACACCAGCCATTTTCAAGAATCTGTTTCCGAGAATGTGCCTGTGGGATACTCGATCCTGAGAATACAAGCGTATGATGCCGACGAAGGCGCGAAcgctcaaataaaatatactattggAGCTCGAGATTTCACAGGCGCTTCCACCGAAAATTTTCCCATAACCGTCAACGCGGAGACCGGATGGCTTTATACGACGAAACAACTCGATCGTGAACAATGTTCCAG gTACCAGTTCACCGTGATTGCCGCAGACTCGGgcgaaatatcaaaatctgCCAGCGCCACCGTGATACTCACCGTGACCGATGTGAACGACAACGATCCCTATTTCGACCCGAAGAATTACGAATCCGTCGTTTCCGAAGACGACCCGCCAGGCACCCCAGTCGCCTCCGTGACAGCGACCGATCCCGACGAGGATGCCAGGATACACTACGAAATCACCGCGGGCAACACCAGAGGTCGATTCGCGATCGCGTCTCAAAACGGGAGGGGCTTGATAACGATAGCCCAACCGCTGGATTACAAACAAGAGAAAAGATTCGTTTTAACCGTGACCGCCTCGGATAGCGGGGGTAGGACCGACACCGCTCTCGTCTACGTAAACATCTCGGATGCGAACAATTTTTCACCCGTATTTGAGAATGCACCCTACTCCGTCTCCGTCTTCGAGGACGCGCCCGTCGGCACGACGGTCCTGGTTGTCAGCGCGACTGATTCGGACGTTGGGAAAAATGCGCAGGTCGCCTACAGCCTGGACACGGACAGCGGGGATCGGGCAGCGTCCGAATTTGTTATAAACCCCCAAACCGGCGCCATCACGACCACCAGACCGCTCGATCGCGAACTCGTGCCCGCCTATTTGCTCACTGTCACCGCAAGGGATGGAGGGGTGCCACCTTTGTCGGACACCACCGATGTCGAGATATCCGTTACGGACGTGAACGACAACGCCCCCGTTTTCGAAGCCCCTCAATACCAGGGATCCATTCCGGAAGATGTTCTGGTTGGTACCAGTGTTCTCAGAGTATCCGCGACCGACGCCGATACCGATCTTAACGGCAGG GTGAGATACGCTCTGGAGGAGGACGGTGACGGCGCTTTCGCCGTGGACTCGACGACGGGAATAATCAGGACAGCGAAGCCACTAGACAGAGAATCCGTGGCCAAGTACGCGTTGAAGGCGGTTGCGACGGATCGAGGATCCCCTTCCCTTTCGACCGTCGTGCCGGTGACCATCAGAATAGAGGACGTGAACGATTCGCCGCCCGCTTTCGAGAACGACAAGATCGTCCTTTACATAGCGGAAAACTCACCGATAGGCTCGACGGTAGGCGAAATCTGTGCCCACGATCCGGACGAGGGGGCGAACGCCGTTGTGCAGTATTCCGTGATAGGAGGCGAGGACTCCAACAGCTTCGCCCTGAACGTGAGGCCGGGCGCGGACCGTGGCGAGTTGATCACGCTCGAGGAATTGGATTACGAGTCGCCGAAGAAGAAGTTCGAGCTGGTTGTGCGTGCCGCTTCCCCCCCTTTGAGGTCGGACGCTCTGGTTCAGATACTGGTGACCGACGTGAACGACAACGCGCCCGTGCTCAAAGACTTTCAAATCATATTCAACAACTTCAAGGACTTCTTCCCCGCCGCCCCTATAGGCAAGATCCCCGCCACCGACGCGGACGTCACGGACAAGCTGACCTACACCGTGCTGGCCGGAAACAACGCCAATTTGATCGAGCTGAACAGAACGAGCGGCGAGATCCGTTTGTCCCCCCAATTGAACACCAACGTGCCGCGAGTGGCCACGATGGAGGTGTCCGTCACGGACGGGATCAACGAGGTGAAGGCCACGATGACCCTCTCGGTGCGTTTGATCACCGACAAGATGCTCCTCAACTCCATCACCGTCAGACTGGACGACATGACCGCGGAGGCTTTCCTCAGCCCCCTGCTGGGCTACTTTCTGGACGGGTTGGCGGCGATCATTCCATGCCCCAGGGAAAACATCTTCCTGTTCAGCGTGCAGGAGGACGCGAACGTGGACGGGAAGATTCTGAACGTGAGCTTCTCCGCCCGTAAGGTGGAGCCGGGCGTGGCCGACGAATTTTACAGCCCCCAGTTTCTTCAAGAACGCGTTTACTTGAATCGAGGGATACTGGCGAGACTGGCCACGGTCACGGTGCTCCCGTTCGACGACAACCTCTGCGTAAGGGAGCCTTGCTTGAACTTCGAGGAGTGCTTGACCGTGTTGAAATTTGGGAACGCCTCTGGGTTCGCGAGCAGCGACACCGTACTGTTCAGACCGATATACCCCGTCACGACGTTCGCGTGCAGATGCGCCACAGGTTTCACGGGCAGCAAAGAGTCGTACCTGTGCGACACGGAGGTCAACCTGTGCTACTCGAATCCGTGCGTGAACGGCGGCACTTGTTACAGAAGGGAGGGCGGGTACGCGTGCTCCTGCGGCCCGGCGTTTGCGGGGGAAAACTGCGAGATCTCGCTGGACGAGGATTCCTGCGCGCCGGGGATCTGCAAGGGGGGCTCCCGGTGTACCACGAAGACGACGGGCGGTTTCACTTGCGAGGGGTGCCCGGTGGCGGCTTTGGAAAGCGCGACGCCCCTCTGCGAGCTGAGAGCCCGCAGTTTCGGCCCGGCCACGTTCCTCACGTTCGCGTCCCTGAGGCAGAGGCACAGGCTGCAAGTGAAACTGAGGTTCGCCACCGAGGCGGCGAACGGCCTGCTCCTCTACAACGGCCGGTACAACGAGAAGCACGACTTCATAGCGCTGGAAATAGTCGATTCCGAGGTGCAGTTCAGCTTCTCTCTCGGCGACGAGATCACGCGGACGAGCGCGAGCATACCTGGCGGCGTGTCCGACGGCCAGTGGCACGAGGTCGAGGTGTCTTACATGAACAAGACGGTGACCATCTCCCTGGACGACTGCGACGTCGCCCTGGCCCTGGAGCACGGCGACAGGCTGGGCAGGAGGTGGTCCTGCGCGGGGAGGAGCGAGCAGGTGCTGGAGGAGCGTTGCGGCATCGTGACCGAGACCTGCCACCGCTTCCTGGACCTGACTGGGCCGCTGCAGTTGGGCGGCCTGCCCGCCATACCGTCCAGCTTTCGCGTCAGGAACAAGGACTTCGTGGGCTGCGTCAGCGACCTCTACATCGACCACACTTTCGTCGACCTGAATTCTTTCGTAGCCGACAACGGCACCAACCCCGGCTGCCCGGAGAAACTCTCCTTCTGCTCGTCCTCGCCGTGCAAGAACAACGGCAAGTGCCGGGAGATGTGGGCCGGGTTCGTCTGCGAGTGCGAGGAAACCTTCGCCGGGCCCACCTGCGCCGACGAGGTTGGCCAGCCGTGGAACTTCCACGGGGACGGGATGATCAGCTTCAACCCCCTGCTGAGGCCCATCCAACTGCCCTGGTTGACGGCCCTCAGCCTGAGAACTCGGTCGAGGCAAGCGTTCGTGATGAGCGTGCAAATCGGGCAGAACAGCTCCGCGCTGCTCCAGATCCGAGAGGGCAAGCTGGTCGCCCTGTTGGACGGCGCGGACGTCGTACGAACGTCCAACGACATCGCCGACGGCGAGTGGCACAGGGTGGAGATCGTGTGGCAGAGCGGTCACGTTTCCTTGGATATCGATTACCGCGGCCGACCCGCGCTCTCCTCCTTGCCGGCCAAACTACAAGGCTTGTACATAGGCAGGATCCTGGTCGGGGGGCCGGAACAGTCGGCGGGCGTCGAGTTGCCGCACTTCGACGGTTGCCTCCAGGACATACGCATCGGCAGTAACCAGAGCGTGCTGCTGCGGCCGACCGTTCAGGAGAACGTCGCGACAGGGTGCAGCTCGGAGGCCGAGTGCAACGTAGACTGTCCGGAAGCATCGATCTGCGTGCCCAAGTGGAAGGCGGGCGAGTGCGTTTGCGCGACCGGGCGGGTGGGACGCAGCTGCGAGCGCGTTTGCGACTTGAATCCTTGCAACAACGGTGGCGCCTGTGTCGAGGACGCGGCGTCCCGCAGAGGCTATCGATGCGAGTGCGACTCGCCCGAGTATTCCGGCAATTACTGCGAGATCAAGGCCGACCAACCCTGTCCGGCAACCTGGTGGGGCTCGCCGGTCTGCGGCCCCTGCCATTGCGACGAGGCGAAAGGCTACGACCCTGCCTGCAACAAGACCACGGGCGAGTGTTACTGCAAGGAGAACCACTATCAACCTTCCGGCAGGAAGGAGTGCATCCCCTGCGAGTGTTACGCGACTGGGAGCTTCGGGCCCCGTTGCGACACCGAGACCGGCCAGTGCCGGTGTCGAGTCGGAGTGATTGGAAGGTCTTGCACGGCGTGCCCCAATCCGTACGCCGAGGTGACGCTTCGCGGCTGCGAGGTGGTGTACGACGGGTGCCCCAGGTCCTACTCCGAAGGGCTGTGGTGGCCGAGGACGAAATTCGGGATGGTAGCTGTGGAGGACTGCCCCGAGACGGCCGAGGGAAAGACTTGCAGGTCTTGCGACGATAAACTCGGCGGCTGGCAGGAGCCTGATCTGTTCAACTGCACCTCGGAAGCGTTTATCGAGCAGAGGCACCAGCTGGCTGCGTTGGAGACGAAGGAGTTGACTTTGAACACTTACGTCGCGGTGAAGATAGCGAAAGACGTGTACAGAGCAGTGAACGTGACCAAAGAATTGTACGGAGCCGATCTGCTGGTCGCTGAATCTTTGCTGGTGGCGCTGCTGCGGTACGAGGAGAGTTTGGTCGGGTTGAATTTGACTCATAGTCAAGACAAGGATTACGTCTCTTATCTGGTCGGGATTGCTGGCGGTATTTTAAAAAGCAAGTATTTGGAAAAGTGGTCGAGGATCGAGACTCTTAACGGCGATACACCCGACCAAGTCTTGAATGCGATgggaaattatttgaaaacctTGACCGCCTCTCAACACGACACTTTTACGAACCCTTTTGAAATAGTCGATGTCAATGTAG TGCTAGGTCTGGATGTGGTAACTTCGGAGAGTTTGTTCGGTTACGAAACAGCGGAATATACGGAAGATCCATCCGCGTCCACAGCAAGGCCAACCGAAGCGGATCAGAAAGTTGTGTTACCCGACACTTCTGCGTTTCTCTCCTCGCCTGCTCATTTCGGCCCGTCAATTACTTtcccaaaatataataattatatggcCGACCCGAACAGATTCGATccatattctaaaataagagTGCCTCTTGATATATTAGGCATTAAAACTTTAATGCAAGGTGAATTAAATGTTAAGAAAAGTTTGGTGAATCGAAAGGCTGTGTTGAGTTATGTGCAATATAAGCAATTAGGTGCCCTATTGCCTCAgag ATTTGACGATTCTGTGACAGTTAGATGGGGCGTAGAAGTAGCGGTAGGCTCGCCAGTCATAACAGTATCCGTTTTAGTTCCTTCCAATGACGGTTACGTGTCTTTGACTGGGATTCCCTTACAATCTCCTGTTCAAATCAGTCTTTGGCTCAGCGAAAAAGACGATATCAAGACTAGAACTAATCCGCAATGCGTCCACTGGAGTACAGCTAGGGG agtGGGTGAATGGAGTCGTATGGGTTGCACTACGGAGAGTGAAGACGATTCTTTGTCTTTTGGAACGATTGTAAATTGTTCCTGTTTCCAATTATCCACTTTTGCAATATTGACGGATGTACTCGATCCAGAATACGTCCCCGAACCATCCTTGTTAGAAGATGTAACGAGTTACAGTGCATTTATGCTTGCTTTACCCTTGCTGTTATCCGCTTTACTTATTTTGGCTTTGATACGAGGTGGTGGCACAAATTCAAAtagtattcataaaaatttggtAATGTGTGTTTTCTTTGCCGAAGTGCTCTATTTGATTGCACTCAAAGCTAGAAGTCCCCTAGTCTCGAATGAATTTCCATGTAAATTGACGGCAATTGGTCTACATTATGCTTGGTTAAGTACATTCTCGTGGACTTTAGTAGACTCCATTCATCTCTATCGAATGCTGACCGAAATGCGAGATGTGAATCATGGACAAATGAGATTTTATTATGCCATGGGATATGGTGCTCCAGCTATTATAGTTGGATTGACTATCGGCGTTAGAGCCGATCAGTAcgggaatttttattt ttgTTGGTTATCAATTTATGAAACTGTGATTTGGTCTTTAATAGGACCGATTTGCTTGGCAATCTTTGTGAATTTTTGTATTCTCGTTATGTCGATACGAGCGGCTTTTACATTGAAAGAGCACATCATGGGTTTCGGAAATTTAAGAACGTTACTCTGGTTATCCGTAGCTTCGTTACCTTTACTCGGATCTACATGGACATTGACGGTCCTTAACGCCTCTGAAAATTCGCCAACGTTATCGTACCTGCTTAGTATAGCAGTCGTGGTACACGCATCATTCAGTTTGATCGGTTATTGCTTTATTAATGGCAGAGTACGAAGAAATCTATACTTAAGCCTATTAAGATGTATCGGGAAAAAGACACCTTTGTTGGAAGGAAGTATGGGAAATGGAAGCAGTAGTCAAAATGTAAATGGTCATTCG CGATCTGCATTGGCATATTCGTCAACATATAGTGGAGCAGAATCGGTGTGTAGAAGAGTTCATGTAGGAGTTTCGACGAGTAGTACAACTTCACGAAGTACAAATAAAACTGGGTCCAGCCCTTATCGTAGTGATACACATTTAAGGCATACATCAACATCCACGAGTAATTATAATAGCGATAGAGATCCCTATTTATCTTCTAGGAGTCATCGATCGACGTTACATTCCAGACaag AAACGACAGAACCAAGGAATCAACGTAGAGATTCCGAATCGGATTCGGATGGATCCCAAGCTGAAGGTGGAGGACGAAGTTTAGATCTTGCGAGCTCGCATAGCTCTGACGAGGAAGACGTTACGTCGAGATCGCATAGAAATATGGGTGTCTCGACGCAGCAGCCTGTCACGCACAGTTATTTGCCTAATATACACAGCAATCCTACCGAACATTTAAACATACTTTGCTCAAATACGgaattatttccaaatatcAAACCCATTTACGCACCTAGATGGAGCTCACAGTTACCAGAAGCATATTTATCATCGAACG CAATGGACGTACGCGGAAGCCAATGGTCTGGAGGTACGATATCCGATAATGAAATGGCCTCGAATAAAACTTCCAGTCCCAATCCACTGCCTTATCCAGACATGAATTCACCTCAAAAAAGTCAACcggatgaaaattattcggaAGGCGAAGAAAAACTTCATCATTtgggagaaaaatatttgtttccatATACTGCTGAAGAAGATCACACTGTCTCGCCTACTCCGTACATGCTGCCTATGTCTTCCCGCATTCTCGCGTCTAGCATGAGTCATCATTCACAAAATTCTAATCATGAAAATATGAGTGGTTCGGAAAGGTACGGAAGCTTGAAGAGAGGACAAAGTTTACATGGCTCTCAACACGATAACCTAAGCGGGTCGGAAAGATACGGTAGCTTAAAGCGTGGTAAAATAACGCCAACTGTGCTGGAAGATTCACCGGAATATATTCTACCAATGAGTGGTAGAATATTGTCTAGTTCATTAACCCACGATTTACAACATAGCAATGAATTGGCTGCGCTTCgacagcagcaacagcaatATGAACAAACTATCACAGAGACCGA